From Camelina sativa cultivar DH55 chromosome 7, Cs, whole genome shotgun sequence, one genomic window encodes:
- the LOC104699521 gene encoding uncharacterized protein LOC104699521 isoform X2, which produces MSQRCSSSPPLLIRYLKQLLNSPRLPLPIFLLTSDNHYRTLARLITKHAWLYTEMIAAETLVHQQTNLDRFLAFSPQQHPIVLQLGGSNVENLAKAAKLSNAYGYDEINLNCGCPSPKVAGHGGFGVSLMLKPKLVGEAMSAIAANTNVPVTVKCRIGVDDHDSYDELCDFVYKVSTLSPTRHFIVHSRKALLGGISPADNRRIPPLKYEYYYALVRDFPDLGFTINGGITSVSKVNAALQEGAHGVMVGRAAYNNPWQMLGHVDTAVYGVPSSGLTRRQVLEQYQVYGDSVLGTHGNGRPNVRDLVKPLLNLFHSENGNSMWKRRADAAFKECRSVGSLLEESLRAMPDCVLDSPICGTPESGEEDVVFANVQNVLPPRYEAGEQVILCA; this is translated from the exons ATGTCTCAGAGATGTTCTTCAAGTCCTCCTCTTCTCATCCGATACTTAAAACAACTGCTAAATTCTCCACGGCTTCCTCTCCCTATCTTCCTCCTTACTTCAG ATAATCATTACCGGACGCTTGCTCGCCTCATAACGAAGCACGCTTGGCTTTACACCGAGATGATTGCCGCTGAAACTCTTGTTCACCAGCAGACCAATCTG GACAGGTTCTTAGCATTTTCTCCCCAACAACACCCTATTGTTCTCCAACTCGGTGGTAGCAATGTGGAAAACCTTGCTAAGGCTGCTAAGCTTTCTAATGCTTACGGATACGACGAAATCAATCTCAA CTGCGGCTGCCCCAGTCCTAAGGTTGCCGGCCATGGAGGCTTTGGTGTTAGCCTTATGCTCAAACCCAAG CTTGTTGGAGAGGCAATGTCTGCTATTGCTGCCAATACCAACGTCCCTGTTACTGTGAAATGTCGAATTGGTGTAGATGATCATGATTCCTATGATGAGCTCT GTGACTTTGTCTACAAGGTTTCTACTCTATCACCTACCAGGCATTTCATTGTTCATTCACGCAAGGCACTGCTCGGTGGGATAAGTCCTGCTGATAACCGGAGAATCCCTCCTCTTAA GTATGAGTATTACTATGCCCTTGTGCGTGACTTCCCGGACTTGGGATTCACAATTAATGGAGGCATTACTTCTGTATCGAAG GTAAACGCTGCACTGCAGGAAGGAGCTCATGGAGTCATGGTAGGACGTGCTGCATACAACAA CCCATGGCAGATGCTAGGACATGTTGACACTGCAGTTTATGGTGTACCAAGTAGTGGCCTTACACGCAGACAG GTTCTTGAGCAATATCAAGTATACGGAGACTCTGTGTTAGGAACACATGGAAACGGGAGGCCTAATGTGAGGGATTTAGTGAAG CCTCTGCTAAACCTTTTCCACTCAGAAAATGGAAATAGCATGTGGAAGCGGAGAGCAGACGCAGCATTCAAGGAGTGCAGG AGTGTTGGATCGTTGCTGGAAGAAAGCTTGAGGGCGATGCCAGACTGCGTCTTAGATTCTCCCATATGTGGGACCCCagagagtggagaagaagatgttgtcTTTGCAAATGTGCAGAATGTATTGCCCCCGCGCTACGAAGCTGGAGAACAAGTCATCTTATGTGCTTAA
- the LOC104699521 gene encoding uncharacterized protein LOC104699521 isoform X1, with the protein MLLLLIEFDCASFQVFLFDSRYLLPMWCLPSVRPNVSEMFFKSSSSHPILKTTAKFSTASSPYLPPYFSVAPMMDWTDNHYRTLARLITKHAWLYTEMIAAETLVHQQTNLDRFLAFSPQQHPIVLQLGGSNVENLAKAAKLSNAYGYDEINLNCGCPSPKVAGHGGFGVSLMLKPKLVGEAMSAIAANTNVPVTVKCRIGVDDHDSYDELCDFVYKVSTLSPTRHFIVHSRKALLGGISPADNRRIPPLKYEYYYALVRDFPDLGFTINGGITSVSKVNAALQEGAHGVMVGRAAYNNPWQMLGHVDTAVYGVPSSGLTRRQVLEQYQVYGDSVLGTHGNGRPNVRDLVKPLLNLFHSENGNSMWKRRADAAFKECRSVGSLLEESLRAMPDCVLDSPICGTPESGEEDVVFANVQNVLPPRYEAGEQVILCA; encoded by the exons ATGTTGTTATTACTGATTGAATTTGATTGTGCTTCGTTCCaagtgtttttatttgattctcGTTATCTTCTCCCGATGTGGTGCCTACCATCTGTTCGACCAAATGTCTCAGAGATGTTCTTCAAGTCCTCCTCTTCTCATCCGATACTTAAAACAACTGCTAAATTCTCCACGGCTTCCTCTCCCTATCTTCCTCCTTACTTCAG CGTCGCCCCGATGATGGATTGGACAGATAATCATTACCGGACGCTTGCTCGCCTCATAACGAAGCACGCTTGGCTTTACACCGAGATGATTGCCGCTGAAACTCTTGTTCACCAGCAGACCAATCTG GACAGGTTCTTAGCATTTTCTCCCCAACAACACCCTATTGTTCTCCAACTCGGTGGTAGCAATGTGGAAAACCTTGCTAAGGCTGCTAAGCTTTCTAATGCTTACGGATACGACGAAATCAATCTCAA CTGCGGCTGCCCCAGTCCTAAGGTTGCCGGCCATGGAGGCTTTGGTGTTAGCCTTATGCTCAAACCCAAG CTTGTTGGAGAGGCAATGTCTGCTATTGCTGCCAATACCAACGTCCCTGTTACTGTGAAATGTCGAATTGGTGTAGATGATCATGATTCCTATGATGAGCTCT GTGACTTTGTCTACAAGGTTTCTACTCTATCACCTACCAGGCATTTCATTGTTCATTCACGCAAGGCACTGCTCGGTGGGATAAGTCCTGCTGATAACCGGAGAATCCCTCCTCTTAA GTATGAGTATTACTATGCCCTTGTGCGTGACTTCCCGGACTTGGGATTCACAATTAATGGAGGCATTACTTCTGTATCGAAG GTAAACGCTGCACTGCAGGAAGGAGCTCATGGAGTCATGGTAGGACGTGCTGCATACAACAA CCCATGGCAGATGCTAGGACATGTTGACACTGCAGTTTATGGTGTACCAAGTAGTGGCCTTACACGCAGACAG GTTCTTGAGCAATATCAAGTATACGGAGACTCTGTGTTAGGAACACATGGAAACGGGAGGCCTAATGTGAGGGATTTAGTGAAG CCTCTGCTAAACCTTTTCCACTCAGAAAATGGAAATAGCATGTGGAAGCGGAGAGCAGACGCAGCATTCAAGGAGTGCAGG AGTGTTGGATCGTTGCTGGAAGAAAGCTTGAGGGCGATGCCAGACTGCGTCTTAGATTCTCCCATATGTGGGACCCCagagagtggagaagaagatgttgtcTTTGCAAATGTGCAGAATGTATTGCCCCCGCGCTACGAAGCTGGAGAACAAGTCATCTTATGTGCTTAA